One genomic window of Streptomyces sp. NBC_01498 includes the following:
- a CDS encoding recombinase family protein: MDTNTGHLIGYARVSGDDQEAQLQLDALKEAGCARVFTDKASGKNTERPELTAVLDYVRPGDTLCVWKLDRFARSLIDLVNMVDALATRGVGFKVLTGALASIDPNTPDGRLMLQVVGAMAEFERSLIQERTRAGLDAARAQGRTGGRPAVMDADKLAAAKARRAKGESVTAVAKAVGVSRATLYRALADTE; this comes from the coding sequence GTGGACACGAACACGGGACACCTCATCGGATACGCGCGAGTCTCAGGGGACGACCAGGAAGCACAGTTGCAGCTCGACGCGCTCAAGGAGGCGGGTTGCGCTCGGGTCTTCACCGACAAGGCGAGCGGGAAGAACACGGAGCGCCCGGAGCTGACGGCCGTTCTCGACTACGTACGCCCCGGGGACACCCTGTGCGTGTGGAAGCTGGACCGGTTCGCGCGGTCGCTGATCGACCTGGTGAACATGGTGGACGCTCTTGCCACAAGGGGTGTCGGGTTCAAGGTGCTCACGGGTGCGCTGGCGAGCATCGATCCGAACACCCCGGACGGTCGCCTCATGCTCCAAGTCGTTGGCGCCATGGCGGAGTTCGAGCGGTCGCTGATTCAGGAGCGGACGCGTGCGGGTCTCGACGCTGCCCGTGCTCAGGGCCGTACGGGTGGACGTCCGGCGGTCATGGACGCTGACAAGCTCGCTGCTGCCAAGGCGCGCCGGGCGAAGGGGGAGAGTGTGACGGCGGTGGCCAAGGCGGTGGGTGTGTCCCGTGCGACGCTGTACCGGGCGCTTGCCGACACGGAGTGA